Proteins from a single region of Salvelinus sp. IW2-2015 linkage group LG4p, ASM291031v2, whole genome shotgun sequence:
- the fbxo46 gene encoding F-box only protein 46, producing the protein MDRDTFSHIRLWCPRPFGTYSQNKPRSTGTGGSGAAPSLCKADTAGRTSLEAGGGVDGQEEEDAGSENTPPDADPASAPQAPSTPPGATQMEDGRVLLDTWYVIKPGNTKEKIAFFVAHQFSGVGLPRPSAIKVKGNWATDCTKAKRRRRCSSYDPPARAQASVIPAPPPPEPSTLEDLPGVSETDLLSVAEMVALVEQRTAMALQGMVAQGQTAPEDPEHTLLRGTVSDPSPMVFLSESPDPPHPSHGALEEEEQQEEEEQESRRVAQVVAHFESQHQLLENTLRPASGLDPPRERERSGDSGSAGPTHGRGEVRIAFRVSSLDPRSQSEPAGRPCCMFMSCGGGGGQTGARANEKITCDLYQLVSPSSRDPSLLLAGSPKADPHGEGHTDRPASSSPDPSRELGSGEKKPVARERVTGFHVEVVVTGAVDQCVFYGKDSTENVQEETVCFAMPSGVSPADGSEDPPPGQLFFLQPQRGSXEDSGSGMCSLDCANNNNPAVDAADRPDSPLAGVEDCSDPSLCRLYRHVSHHFLEIRFQIQRLLEPRQYMLLLPDHIMVNIFSYLPTRSLAALKCTCYDFKVLIETYGVPATDSRWNQDPLYREDPCKQCKRQYERGDVSLCRWHPKPYHHDLPYGRSYWMCCRRTDKDTPGCCVGLHDNNWVLQPCELVQTRAKREDGR; encoded by the coding sequence ATGGACCGAGATACCTTCTCCCACATCCGACTGTGGTGCCCACGCCCCTTTGGCACCTACTCCCAGAACAAGCCCCGAAGTACGGGTACGGGGGGCAGTGGGGCAGCCCCCTCCCTCTGCAAGGCTGACACTGCGGGGCGCACGTCGCTGGAGGCCGGGGGAGGCGTGGATggccaggaggaggaggatgccGGCTCCGAGAACACTCCCCCAGACGCCGACCCGGCATCGGCACCGCaggccccctccacccctcccggCGCCACACAGATGGAGGATGGGAGGGTGCTGCTGGACACCTGGTACGTCATTAAGCCGGGCAACACCAAGGAGAAGATTGCCTTCTTCGTGGCCCACCAGTTCAGTGGGGTGGGCCTGCCTCGACCCAGCGCCATAAAGGTGAAAGGGAACTGGGCCACGGACTGCACTAAGGCCAAGCGTAGGCGCCGCTGCTCCTCCTATGACCCCCCCGCCCGGGCCCAGGCCAGCGTTATTCCCGCCCCCCCGCCCCCAGAGCCCTCCACCCTAGAGGACCTCCCCGGCGTGAGTGAGACTGACCTGCTGTCCGTGGCGGAGATGGTGGCCCTGGTAGAGCAGCGTACAGCCATGGCCCTTCAGGGCATGGTGGCCCAGGGACAGACTGCCCCAGAAGACCCCGAACACACACTCCTGCGGGGCACAGTCTCCGACCCCAGCCCCATGGTGTTCCTGTCAGAGAGCCCTGACCCCCCACACCCCTCGCATGGTgccctggaggaggaggagcagcaggaggaggaggagcaggagtcgCGGCGTGTGGCTCAGGTCGTAGCCCACTTTGAGTCCCAACATCAACTCCTGGAGAACACACTGAGGCCCGCGTCGGGCCTGGACCCTCCCAGGGAGAGGGAGCGGAGCGgggactctggcagcgccgggcCCACCCACGGCCGAGGCGAAGTGAGGATAGCCTTCCGGGTGTCCAGCCTGGATCCTCGCTCGCAGTCGGAGCCCGCAGGCCGGCCCTGCTGCATGTTCATGAgctgtgggggaggaggggggcagaCGGGGGCCCGGGCCAACGAGAAGATCACCTGTGATCTCTACCAGCTGGTCAGCCCCTCGTCACGTGACCCCAGCCTCCTTCTGGCCGGCTCTCCAAAAGCTGACCCCCATGGGGAGGGCCATACGGACCGGCCAGCCTCCAGCAGCCCGGACCCCAGCCGGGAGCTCGGCTCTGGGGAGAAGAAGCCTGTGGCCCGGGAGAGGGTGACTGGCTTCCACGTGGAGGTGGTGGTCACGGGTGCTGTGGACCAGTGTGTGTTCTATGGCAAGGACAGCACAGAGAATGTGCAAGAGGAGACGGTGTGTTTCGCCATGCCCAGTGGGGTCAGCCCTGCCGACGGCTCAGAGGACCCCCCTCCAGGCCAGCTGTTCTTCCTGCAGCCCCAGAGAGGGTCTGRCGAGGACAGTGGCAGTGGAATGTGCTCTTTGGACTGTGCCAATAACAACAATCCTGCTGTGGATGCTGCTGACCGGCCGGACTCCCCCCTGGCCGGCGTGGAGGACTGCTCAGACCCCTCCCTGTGCCGTCTCTACCGCCACGTCTCTCACCACTTCCTGGAGATCCGCTTCCAGATCCAGCGGCTGCTGGAGCCTCGTCAGTACATGCTGCTACTGCCCGACCACATCATGGTCAACATCTTCAGCTACCTGCCCACCCGCTCGCTGGCCGCCCTCAAGTGCACCTGCTACGACTTCAAGGTTCTGATTGAGACGTACGGTGTGCCCGCCACCGACTCGCGCTGGAACCAGGACCCGCTGTACCGCGAAGATCCCTGCAAGCAGTGCAAGCGGCAGTACGAACGGGGCGACGTGTCTCTCTGCCGCTGGCACCCCAAACCTTACCACCACGACCTGCCTTATGGACGCTCCTATTGGATGTGCTGCCGGCGCACGGACAAGGACACACCAGGCTGCTGCGTGGGGCTGCATGACAACAACTGGGTACTGCAGCCCTGCGAGCTGGTGCAGACCCGCGCTAAGAGGGAGGACGGGAGGTAA